The genomic region TATATTTCATACCTAATAACACAGAAACTTGGTCTACTGAAACAACACGCATATATAATTCTACAGGGAAATCTAAAATTGGTTTATTTCCTCCAATACCTGCATTGTTTACTAAAACATCAACATGTCCATATTTTTCTTTTGCTAGTGCTGCAAGTTCTTTCCATTGTTCTTCATCAGCAACATCATGTTTATAAAACATTGCTTGATCACCTAGTTCTTTTTGATAAGATGTTCCAAGTTCTTCATTGATATCAGTTATAATAACTGTTGCACCTTCTTCAATAAAACGTTTTGCATATGCAGCACCCATACCACTAGCACCACCTGTTACAATTACTACTTTGTCTTTTAATAATTCCATCATATTTTCTCCTCCTATTTTATAAAGATATAAAGCGTCTTTATTCGCTATATTGATACTCAACAATATTTATTATTTTAGTCATAATACTTTTTAAATGTTTTCCATTTTTCCACATCATGTGGAAAAAGCATTGTATAACCATCTTTTTGTGCCTTTTGTAGACGAGCTAATGATTCCATAGCTGCTGTTTCATTCCAACAAAGCGAAAACTTTGTTTCTCCTTGTAAAGTAGCAAAATCATTACATGCATCTGCAGTCAATACAATACGTCCGTGTTTTTTAGTATTCAACACAAGACTTTGATGTCCTGGCGTATGTCCTGGTGTAAACCAAACAACAACAGATCCATCACCAAATAAATCATAACAATCATCCTCTATCCCTTTTAAAAACTTCCAATTCACTGCTTTATCAAAATCCTTAGCAATATAAAGTTGGTTAATAGGATATGGATAATTTTCATCATGTGCCGCTTGCCATTCACTCTCTTGGACTATATATGTTGCATTAGGGAAAAATCCAATACCACCACTGTGATCTAAATGGAGATGACTTTGAATAACATACTTAATATCTTCCACTTTCAGTCCAAGATTATCTAATGCATTGACTACCAATTCATTTTCTGTCATATCAACTTCAGAGATACTAGCAATTGTTGGACCCCAATATTCCGTTAAATTATCCATGCATTCAGGTGGCATTCCCGTATCAAAAAGTATCTTTCCATCTTTATGTTCTATTAAATAAAATGCAACTGGTGTTTTACCAGCACCTAGTTTTAATCCCCCAGCATATATATTATGAAGACGGACATAACCTTTTTCAAGACTACTCATAGTTTCTTCACTTCCTTTCTTTAGTTATTACATCAAAACAGCTAATAATAGTACATTATCTTGACGAATTTTATTAGATATGTTAAAAATGTAACAAACGTTACATTTATTATAATTTATTAAAAAACAGAAAGGAAGATACATAATCATTGATTTTGTTACACTTGAAGGAACTAAAATATGAAACAATCAGATAGAAGTAAACAATGGATTGCAGATGCACTACTCCTACTAATAAAAGACAATCCTTATCATCGAATTTCAATTACCGACATAACAACAAAAGCAGGAGTATCAAGACTTACATTTTATAGAAATTTTGAAAACAAAGAAGATATTCTTCAATTTCATTTTGACCGTGTATTTTCTGAATATATTTCATCTTTTCAAACATATGAAATAGATTTAGAACAAGCTTTATGCCAATGTTTTAATTTTTGGGGGAATTTAAATTCTGATATCAAAGTATATTTAAAAAATGATCTTCATATACTCATGTATCGACCTTTTGGAAAGTATGTAAACTATGTTTTATCAAAAGGAAAGTATAAAGATTTCTTTACTCCTACTCAACAAACATTTATTGTTGGTGGACTCTTTTCTTCGATGTTATCTTATGTAGAAAACGAATCCAAGCAAACCCCAGAACAGGCAACAAAAGCAGTATTAGAAATACTAAAACACAAATAACAATAAAGAAAAGGAAGAAATTAATTTCTTCCTTTTTATTTATAATATTCTTTTTCAAAGGCTGCTAGAGGTATTGGTCTAGAAAATAAGAATCCTTGGGCAGTATAACAATTGATTTCTTTTAAGAAATCAACTTGTTGCACTGATTCTACTCCTTCAAATATAATATCAAACCCTAATTCCCTAATCATTGTTACAATATTTTTAATAATAACTTTATTCTTTTGAACATCTTTATCTACTAAAAGATCATCAATAAAGCTTTTATCTAATTTAATAGTATCTACTACTAAATCTTTTAATAAATTTAAAGAAGAATATTCTGTTCCAAAATCATCGATTGAAACCATGATTCCATGATCACGTAACTCTTTAATAAAATTAGTAATAATATCTTTATCATCCATAAAAACACTTTCTGTTACTTCTAATTCAATCAAGTTACATGGTACTTGGTACTTCTCTAATAGTTTTAAAAAACGATTACAGAACGTTGTATCTTTCATATGTCCTCTAGATACATTCATAGAAATAGGTACTAATTGATGTCCTTTTTGTAATAGTTGTTGCATAAAAGTTAATGTTGCCTCGTAAATAGCAAAATCCATTCTTGTAATAAAACCATTTTTTTCAAACAAGCCAATAAACTCGATTGGAGAAATCATACTATCTCCTATCTTCCATCTTGCTAGTGCTTCAGCCCCACATATTTGGTTTGTACGAATATCAAACTTTGGTTGTAAAAATGGGATAAATTCATGATGTTCTAGTGCATAAGCTGCTCTATTTTCTAGTTGTTTTTCTCTAGCATTTAAGCTTTCTAAATCTTGATCATAGATTGTACATGTATTATCATACGTTCCTTTTGATGAAGTTCTAGCAATATTTGCTTTATCCATCAATAAATCAATATTCTTTTCTACCCCTATTTTATAAATACCACCAATCACTGTAATCTTAACATCACAAAACTTTTCTTGTTGCATTTGTTTAAACTGAACATTCACACTATCAATTTTATCTTCTAATTCTTGTTGTGTTTCATATCGAATCATTGCCACAAACTTATCATCTTCAACACGACAACAACATTCCTTATCACCAATATTCTTTTGAATCACATGAGCTAATGACTTCAATATATCATCCCCTGTTTCTCGAGACCAAATATCATTAATATATTTAAATTTATCAATATCTAAATAAATAATAGCGTACTTATCTTCTAATTCTAATAACTTCCTTGCTTCTTTTTTAAATTCTCGAAGTACTGGTAATCCTGTTAATTTATCAAAAATACTTTTATTTTCTTCTTCTTTTAGTTGTTTTTTTGTTTCAAAGTTTTCTACCTTTGTAGCCATTATTAATAAAAGAGCTTTCGTTTCTTCAATTTCTTGCACTGTTAAATATTTAGATCCTTCATAACGTTCAAATACAAAAAAACCTAATACACCTGCATCTTGTCCTTTTACAAAAGAGATACAAGCTTCACTTATTTCTTTATCTAAATGAGGAATATATCCTAAAGATTCTAATTTACTTTGGTATAAAGAGAAATTAGTAGTATGAATAAAAGTATCTTCTTCAAAATCAACTAACACCTCTTCCTTATGTTGATAATAAGATTTTGTGAAATCAACATTTTGTTCTTTTTCAACTGTTTTTGGTTCTTTTTGGTAGCCACATACAAACAAAGGAATACAAAATAATTCTGCATCTAATCGAATAAAAGAAGTAGCTAAATCATATTGATACGTTTGACATATTTTATTTTGTCCCACTAATATAGCTTGGGGAACAGATTCTTGCGCTATCATTTCTGTAGTGATTGATAATACTTTATTTGTATCTGACATATTTTTCTCCTTTTAAAACCTATATTATTTATACTATCACTTTATTTTCATTTTATCAATCCATTTAAAAAGTATAAAAAAAGAATCCCGAAGGATTCTTATTTTACTATTTGCTTAATTCAGCGAAATATTTAATAGTTCTAACCATGTTAGAAGTATATGAATTTTCGTTATCATACCAAGAAACTACTTGAACTTGAGAAGTTCCGTTTTCTAAAGTTGTAACTAAAGTTTGAGTTGCATCGAATAATGAACCATAAGTGATTCCAACGATGTCAGAAGATACTAATTCTTCTTCAGTGTAACCAAATGAATCAGTTGCAGCAGCTTTCATTGCAGCATTGATAGCATCTACAGTTACAGCACCTTCAACAACAGCATTTAAGATTGTAGTTGAACCAGTAGGTACAGGTACACGTTGTGCAGCTCCGATTAATTTTCCGTTTAATTCTGGGATAACTAAACCGATTGCTTTTGCAGCACCAGTTGAGTTAGGTACGATATTACATGCAGCAGCTCTTGCTCTTCTTAAATCACCTTTTGCATGTGGTCCGTCTAATACCATTTGATCTC from Tannockella kyphosi harbors:
- a CDS encoding N-acyl homoserine lactonase family protein yields the protein MSSLEKGYVRLHNIYAGGLKLGAGKTPVAFYLIEHKDGKILFDTGMPPECMDNLTEYWGPTIASISEVDMTENELVVNALDNLGLKVEDIKYVIQSHLHLDHSGGIGFFPNATYIVQESEWQAAHDENYPYPINQLYIAKDFDKAVNWKFLKGIEDDCYDLFGDGSVVVWFTPGHTPGHQSLVLNTKKHGRIVLTADACNDFATLQGETKFSLCWNETAAMESLARLQKAQKDGYTMLFPHDVEKWKTFKKYYD
- a CDS encoding TetR/AcrR family transcriptional regulator, which codes for MKQSDRSKQWIADALLLLIKDNPYHRISITDITTKAGVSRLTFYRNFENKEDILQFHFDRVFSEYISSFQTYEIDLEQALCQCFNFWGNLNSDIKVYLKNDLHILMYRPFGKYVNYVLSKGKYKDFFTPTQQTFIVGGLFSSMLSYVENESKQTPEQATKAVLEILKHK
- a CDS encoding putative bifunctional diguanylate cyclase/phosphodiesterase, producing MSDTNKVLSITTEMIAQESVPQAILVGQNKICQTYQYDLATSFIRLDAELFCIPLFVCGYQKEPKTVEKEQNVDFTKSYYQHKEEVLVDFEEDTFIHTTNFSLYQSKLESLGYIPHLDKEISEACISFVKGQDAGVLGFFVFERYEGSKYLTVQEIEETKALLLIMATKVENFETKKQLKEEENKSIFDKLTGLPVLREFKKEARKLLELEDKYAIIYLDIDKFKYINDIWSRETGDDILKSLAHVIQKNIGDKECCCRVEDDKFVAMIRYETQQELEDKIDSVNVQFKQMQQEKFCDVKITVIGGIYKIGVEKNIDLLMDKANIARTSSKGTYDNTCTIYDQDLESLNAREKQLENRAAYALEHHEFIPFLQPKFDIRTNQICGAEALARWKIGDSMISPIEFIGLFEKNGFITRMDFAIYEATLTFMQQLLQKGHQLVPISMNVSRGHMKDTTFCNRFLKLLEKYQVPCNLIELEVTESVFMDDKDIITNFIKELRDHGIMVSIDDFGTEYSSLNLLKDLVVDTIKLDKSFIDDLLVDKDVQKNKVIIKNIVTMIRELGFDIIFEGVESVQQVDFLKEINCYTAQGFLFSRPIPLAAFEKEYYK